In Listeria swaminathanii, the following are encoded in one genomic region:
- a CDS encoding MerR family transcriptional regulator gives MNIKQAADMFGLTVDTLRYYERVGVIPPVHRNESGYRDYQTSDLNWVYLVKNLRNAGLSVESLIEFATLAQLRETQNVEAAQKQILIDQLKELDEKLTEMKQVRDLLVYKIDTYDSHISQFKTRELTADNVEKLWERDKF, from the coding sequence ATGAATATCAAACAAGCGGCCGATATGTTTGGACTTACGGTAGATACGCTGCGTTATTACGAGCGGGTTGGTGTTATTCCGCCAGTCCACCGGAACGAAAGTGGTTATCGGGACTACCAAACAAGTGATTTGAACTGGGTTTATCTCGTGAAAAATTTGCGGAATGCGGGATTGTCGGTGGAATCTTTAATTGAGTTTGCCACCCTTGCCCAACTAAGAGAAACGCAAAATGTTGAAGCAGCGCAGAAACAAATATTGATTGATCAGCTAAAAGAATTAGATGAAAAGCTAACGGAGATGAAGCAAGTTAGAGATCTGCTCGTATACAAAATCGATACGTACGACAGCCATATTTCCCAGTTTAAAACAAGGGAGTTAACGGCAGATAATGTAGAAAAATTGTGGGAACGGGACAAATTTTAA
- a CDS encoding aldo/keto reductase codes for MKTVKLNNGVEVPILGFGTYQITDAAEAEQAVKDAIAAGYRHIDTAQSYMNEEAVGRGIARSGVDRKELFITTKIWVENVSYKGVMSSLDRSLKRLGVDYIDLLLIHQPFNDIYGAWMAMEELQAAGKIRAIGVSNFSVDRVIDLASFNDVTPQVNQIEVNPFQQQTENLEVLRNEGVAVEAWAPFAEGKNDIFNNPVLTKIGAKYEKSAAQVILRWLVEQDIIVLAKSVKPERMAQNLAVFDFELTAADKEEIASLNQGQSQFFSHADPEMVKWMASRKLNV; via the coding sequence ATGAAAACAGTGAAATTGAACAATGGTGTAGAAGTACCTATTCTTGGTTTTGGGACTTATCAAATTACTGATGCAGCTGAAGCGGAACAAGCGGTCAAAGATGCGATTGCTGCTGGATATCGTCATATTGATACCGCGCAAAGCTATATGAATGAGGAAGCGGTAGGTCGCGGGATTGCTAGGTCTGGTGTGGATCGTAAAGAACTATTTATTACAACGAAAATCTGGGTAGAAAATGTGAGTTATAAAGGTGTTATGAGTTCGCTTGATCGGTCGTTAAAACGGTTAGGCGTGGATTATATTGATTTGCTGCTAATACATCAACCATTCAATGATATTTACGGAGCATGGATGGCGATGGAAGAATTACAAGCAGCCGGTAAAATTAGAGCAATCGGCGTATCGAATTTTAGCGTGGATCGTGTAATTGACTTGGCTTCATTCAATGACGTAACACCACAAGTGAACCAAATTGAAGTCAATCCCTTCCAACAACAAACTGAAAATCTAGAAGTTTTGCGAAATGAAGGCGTTGCGGTGGAAGCGTGGGCGCCATTTGCAGAAGGTAAAAATGATATCTTTAACAATCCTGTTTTAACAAAAATTGGTGCGAAATATGAAAAATCTGCTGCGCAAGTAATTTTACGTTGGTTGGTGGAGCAGGATATCATCGTTTTGGCTAAATCTGTAAAACCGGAGAGAATGGCTCAAAATTTAGCTGTTTTTGATTTTGAATTAACGGCAGCGGATAAAGAAGAAATCGCTAGTTTAAACCAAGGGCAAAGTCAGTTTTTCTCGCATGCTGATCCAGAAATGGTTAAATGGATGGCGAGCCGGAAATTGAATGTGTAA
- a CDS encoding GW domain-containing glycosaminoglycan-binding protein, whose product MNKKFIKPGIILLIVAFLVVSINAGAESGGSSNAQANLTTSQQAFIDEILPAAQDGYRDGKLLTSVTLAQAILESNWGESGLSQNSNNLFGIKGTYKGKSVSMGTMEASGSTTANFRVYPSWKESIEDHTALITENDRYQGAVGETDYRKALQAIKDGGYATDPGYVSKLVTIIERYNLDQYDVIYDKIESDQALAAIATVAANKDQEVIWSAPYNTANSKQLGTLKNYTGRNLEISWEAKTEKGQWYFIRENNKDIGWVNSNALSTSYHQKEDENVNLTKYVDDLNAHIYRLPNPEKQFDNGTIAKYDRKALQADKKITRDGYAWFRLSEGGEVIGWGRADKLNDRLYDRITEQTSYDGYATVSKAVTDHVWTAPFNTKNAEKLTPLADYANEKLELVTRAKVGNTLWYQFKLDGKIVGWVSQKDLNIFYTPAAERPATQVVYVQDPTATLYNKPVEADSTKSKAVGFYYGKLLVVDQTATILGEDWLHIKDSHNSLGWIKAIDIKG is encoded by the coding sequence TTGAACAAAAAGTTTATAAAACCAGGGATCATTCTGCTGATAGTAGCATTTTTAGTCGTTTCTATAAATGCTGGTGCAGAATCAGGAGGTAGTAGCAATGCTCAGGCTAATCTTACTACTTCGCAACAAGCTTTTATCGATGAAATTTTACCAGCGGCTCAAGATGGATATCGCGATGGTAAACTGCTGACGAGTGTAACGCTCGCTCAAGCTATTTTAGAATCTAACTGGGGTGAAAGTGGTTTAAGTCAGAACTCCAATAATTTATTTGGTATTAAAGGAACTTACAAAGGAAAATCGGTTTCAATGGGGACGATGGAAGCTTCCGGGTCAACTACTGCTAACTTCCGAGTCTACCCAAGTTGGAAAGAATCCATTGAAGATCACACAGCTTTAATTACCGAAAATGACCGTTACCAAGGTGCTGTTGGTGAAACAGATTACCGCAAAGCACTGCAAGCTATCAAAGACGGTGGCTACGCGACGGATCCAGGTTACGTTTCTAAATTAGTAACAATCATTGAACGTTACAACTTAGATCAATATGATGTCATTTACGATAAAATTGAATCCGATCAAGCCTTAGCAGCTATTGCTACAGTAGCCGCGAACAAAGACCAAGAAGTTATTTGGTCCGCACCGTACAATACCGCAAACTCAAAACAGCTCGGCACCCTTAAAAATTATACAGGTCGCAACTTGGAAATTTCTTGGGAAGCCAAAACTGAAAAAGGCCAGTGGTACTTTATTCGTGAGAACAACAAAGATATCGGTTGGGTGAATAGTAATGCACTAAGCACAAGCTATCACCAAAAAGAAGATGAAAATGTTAATCTTACAAAATATGTCGATGATTTAAACGCACATATTTACCGTCTGCCTAATCCTGAAAAGCAGTTCGATAACGGCACAATCGCAAAATATGACCGTAAAGCTCTTCAAGCAGATAAAAAAATCACTCGTGATGGCTATGCTTGGTTCCGCCTTTCAGAAGGTGGCGAAGTAATCGGATGGGGTCGCGCTGACAAACTAAACGACCGTCTATATGACCGTATCACAGAACAAACTTCCTACGATGGCTATGCTACAGTAAGCAAAGCAGTAACTGACCACGTATGGACAGCACCATTCAACACAAAAAACGCCGAAAAATTAACACCTCTTGCTGATTACGCTAATGAAAAACTAGAACTTGTAACGCGCGCTAAAGTTGGGAATACACTTTGGTATCAGTTTAAATTAGACGGAAAAATTGTTGGTTGGGTTAGCCAAAAAGACTTAAACATCTTTTACACTCCCGCTGCAGAAAGACCAGCAACACAAGTCGTTTACGTCCAAGATCCAACAGCGACACTTTACAATAAACCAGTAGAAGCAGACAGCACTAAGTCAAAAGCAGTTGGTTTCTACTACGGAAAACTATTAGTAGTTGACCAAACAGCCACTATTCTTGGTGAAGATTGGTTGCATATCAAAGACAGCCATAACTCATTAGGCTGGATTAAAGCTATCGACATTAAAGGATAA